In the genome of Pontibacter actiniarum, the window ACATCGGCAAAATAACAGGTTGCGGGCTGAGCATGCTACTGCTAACCGGCATGGTTGCCTGCGATAGCAATACAGAAGTAGCAGACACGGAGGTGGCGACATCCGAGGCCCCTATTGCGGAGGAGCTAAGTGAAGACGTGGGCAGGGACAATATAGACCTGAACCAATTTAACTCTGATTTTGCCTCTACCAACTACTACGAGGAGTGGGATGAGAATGACGACAACCTACTTGACGAGAATGAGTACAGAGGCGGCATGTACAGCACCTGGGACGTTAACAATGACAACCAGCTGGACGAGAACGAATTCACGACGGCTTCCAACGACTGGGGGCTGGAGAACGAGAGCTGGGCAGACTGGGACACGAGCGGCGACGGCATCCTGGACGAGAACGAGTTTAACACAGGCTTTGCCGACAACGGCTGGTTCGACGACTGGGACGCAGACAACGATAACATGCTGGCAGAGCGCGAATACTCAGAAGGTGTTTTCGGAGTTTGGGATGAAAACGATGACAACCTGCTCGGCAGCGACGAGTACGGCTACTATAACACCTACTATGGTGCCTAACACCATAGTTTAAGCAATTAAAACAGGGCACCGCTTTTAAGGTGCCCTTTCCACGCACACTCAATAACAACGAACTATGAAACAAGCAACAAAACCTGTGCACCTGCTGCTGGGGCTGTGCTTTCTGCTGCTGGCAGGCTGCGCCCCCTCTGTTCAGGTAGCCACAGACTATGACCGATCGGCTAATTTCAGCCAGTACCAGACCTTCAGTTTTTACCAGGACCGGCCCTCACAACCCCGTGATGCATCCGTTAACTTTAACGCATCGCTGGACCAGTACCTGCGCAATGCCATTCGCCAGTCGCTGGGCAACCAGGGCCTGCGCTTTGACACCTCCAACCCTGACCTGAAAGTGGCCTACGACGTGGCCGTGAACACTGAAACGGAGGTGAACACCAACTATGCGTACCCTACGGGGTTCGGCTATGGCTATAGCTACTGGTACGGTTACCGCTACAACTACGGCTTTAACCGCTTCCCTACCACCTACCGCACCATCAACCAATACAAAGAGGGAACCGTGGTGGTGGACCTGATCAACCCCGACACCAACGAGCTGGTGTGGCGCGGCATTGGCGAGGCAGCCGTGGACATGTCGGGCGGCATAGACCAGGAGCGTGTCAACAAGATCGTATCGGAGATTCTGCAAAAGTACCCGCCTGGCAGCAACATGTAAAACGCAGCCGAGCACTGAAAACAGTCGCTAAAGCTTGCTGCTAAATAAAAAAGGCCTCTGCATTTCTGCAGAGGCCTTTTTTACTATAAGCGTTTGTTACGCCTACTCCCTTCCTACAGGGTAGTAAGCCTTTAGCCCATCCGGATACACACCCTCCAAGTACACCACATCATCGTTTAAGTTGCGCAGGTAGCGCTCTGCATCCGCTGGTGTT includes:
- a CDS encoding DUF4136 domain-containing protein, which codes for MKQATKPVHLLLGLCFLLLAGCAPSVQVATDYDRSANFSQYQTFSFYQDRPSQPRDASVNFNASLDQYLRNAIRQSLGNQGLRFDTSNPDLKVAYDVAVNTETEVNTNYAYPTGFGYGYSYWYGYRYNYGFNRFPTTYRTINQYKEGTVVVDLINPDTNELVWRGIGEAAVDMSGGIDQERVNKIVSEILQKYPPGSNM